In Prinia subflava isolate CZ2003 ecotype Zambia chromosome 8, Cam_Psub_1.2, whole genome shotgun sequence, the genomic window TCCAGTCGATTGCTTCCTCAGACAGCACATTTCCTGCGAACACCACATCAGGTCAGgtttaaaatgaaggaaagaactGAGGGAGCCAAGTTCCCCCACAGGGagaagagccctgcagagcccctctCTGATGGACATTCACAGCTCCTGGGTCAGTGATGGTCTCCACCAACCACTGCCCTCCACAGCAGCACCCCGGGGTGATGGATCCCACAGGAGCAAACGCTTTGTACAGGAGAGGGCAGGACCTACCTCCTCATGGTTCttcttcaggcagcagagctcctccCGCAGCGACTCCAGCTGCGCCTCCAGGTCAGACCTGCACAGCGTCAGCTGGTCCAGCACCTGGCGCAGCCCGTTGATGTCGGCCTCCACGCTCTGGCGCAGCGCCAGCTCCGTCTCGTACCTGTGAGCGAGGGagcaagaaagaaagagcaGTCAGCCTGACACCACCAGCGTTTCTGAGCTCTgacaggaaaaagcaaaaccttCCCGTCTGAAAGACAGCACATGCTGGAACAGCAGCTCGGCTGAACTCTCACTGCTCCCAGTGTGCAGATCACTTCTGCTTCCTCTAATCTCTACTCAAAACCAGCTTGGCATCCCAAACTTCCCCTCCTGGAACTGCCCCTAATTCGAGCAGCTCTTTAGACAATGAATGAGAGAATTCCTCTGCACAGCCTCCAGCCTGTCCCGGGTCACAGGAGATGGGCTGAGAGCCCTGGGGCAGtgacaggggaggggacagccccgggTACTCACTTCACTCGGAAGTCGTCGGCTGTCATCCTGCTGTTATCGATGTTCAGAATGATCTTGTTGTTGTCTATGGTTGCACAGACAATCTGGAAAAAGAACATTTGTTCCTGGTCTCTGCCCCATGTCCTTGGGCTCAAGGCACCCATTGCCTGGTACAACCAGaccctctttctccctctcttatTTTAAATCCTGGGTATTAGGGATGGGGACCTGAGGGGAGCAGCACTCACAGGGATGTTCAGGGATGGGCAGTAAAGACATTAAAGTGATAAAATTCATGGTTCAGCTGCAGAGAGTCTGGGAGCTGTAATTACTGTCCAGCACCTGCTACAACACACCTCAGCCTCTTAGATATAAATCTTATGagatttaaagttttatttcaaGAATTAATGATAAGCCTATCTTATTCAGACCCTTTCCTggattcttttctctttattctgTGTGCATTGACATCCTAGTTTTTTGCCAAACACTTTGCaaatgttttgaattttaaattgctCATTCTAAATGTGTTACGGCGATGCTCtcttttttcttagttttaatTAGATGTCCTATATTTCCCAATTCTATATGAAAGAGTAAACtaataagaaaaaggaaataaagtttAACTGGAATTCTGCAGGACTGATGACAATAATATAAATTCAGGCAAATTAATGTGatccattatttatttatattttggtttttttcttgccatACATTTATTTCACTACCTTGGCACAAACTAAATTCAAAAAGACTGCTGAGCCCATCCAGATGCATTCCATGAAGTAACATTTTCCCCTTCAATATGCCTGATGAATAACAGCAACAGAAAGAGCCCAAACCCTCCAGTTTTACCTCTGAGCTCTGGGCTTTCCACAGGAACATGTTATAATAGCTGTTTGCAAAAAGCATTTTACAGCAATTTGCTACTGCTGATAATGGACCGAGTTATGAACCAGCACCCTGAGAGAGAGCCTTGCAAGGGAGAAAGCAGCTGAGAGGGGATGTTACCTGGTTCTGAAGATCTTCTATTTCTTTGTAATAGCAGCTGTAGTCCCGTGGCTCACAAAAAGGGCCCTGCTTGGCATACCACTCCCTGATCCTGCACTCCAGGTCGGCATTCTCTTGTTCCAGGCACCTCACCTTGTCCAGGTAAGAAGCCAGGCGGTCATTCAGGTTTTGCATGGTGACTTTCTCATCACCAGAAAGAAGAATGCCATCACCAGCAAAACCACCTCCACCAAGACCCATACCCATGCCACCTCCCATGCCACCGCCAAAGCGAGCACTGCCACCGCTGAATCCCATGCCTGGACATCCTCCGAGGACAGCGGCTCCTAAGCCGCCTCCGTAGTTTCCACCGACCAAACTGCCGGTGCTCAGTCCTCCTCCGTAATTCACACCACCGCAGTAGCTTCTCCCAGAAAACCCTCGGCTCCCGCCTATCCCGCAGGCCGTGTATCTTCCAGAGGAGACCGAGGAGATGCGCGCTccgccaccaccaccaccaccgaTCACACAGCTGCCGCCGCTGGTCCTGCCCCTGAGAGAGCCAGTTGTCTGCTTAATACTACAGCTCATGGCGAGGCCCAGCTGCAGCGCCAACCCACAGCCCAAAGCAAGATGCAGAGCGTGATACTGAGTCCGACTGCAGGCtggaggctgccacagctctccATTTATACCTTCCAAAGGGGGTGTCACCTCTGCGGTGTTTCTTCTTCCCACGGGGCTGGCTAGTCTGGCTGTTTATGCCAAGATGAAATAGCCCATAGGCAGTTTCCCTCTAGAAATCCCAGTTCACAAGGAAGATACTTTACATGTCAGCAGCTTATTCCAAAAAGTAAAATAGTGTTTTATGAGTCATCAGCTTTTTTGTATGATGCAAACTTTGCAACAAGTCAAGAAAAAAAGTTGCCCTAGATTATGTACAAAGAAGAAACATTGGTATTTATAACATCAAAGTGCCTTTTATCTTttattaatttgtatttattttattcttagtCCAGTAACCATTTTTATATCACATGCTATGGTGGAGCTTgtgaaacaaaaaatgaaaactaataGAATTTCTCACTTCTGAAAAGTGTGAACAGTTGTGACTGTAGAAGAGAACATACCAGGGATGCTGTGGTGTGGATGTTGGTCACCTGGCACAGCACTAATACCTGCTTTACTCTGAGATTTCCAAAATCACTGAGGTAAATCCCCCATCAATTTAGTTCCCTATTTATGGCTTAAATTTCTTTAGTCATGCAAACACAAGAAGTCAAGTTGCTCACACTGCGAATCTCAGCTCTGTTCAATGTCCCCTGTGCATTGGTGACACACGGGTTGATGTCAACTGCAGTGCATGAAGGACCTTGCTGAAGTTATTTTTCGATTGCTTTAGTTGCTGTCCATGCCTTCTCATTTTGTGGAGATGATAGACAGAGATGACAGGAAAGGGAGCATCCACAGGTGATATATCCAGATCCCTGGGCTCAGATGTGACCCCGCAGGTCTTTGCCATTATGAAGATTGTGCTGTGCACCAAATAAGAAGGAGAAAAGCTTTCTGCATTTCTTATGCAGTTTGTCAGAGCAGTAGCAGGCgtcagcacagcctggctggccAGAGGAGCACAATCTCCCAACCAGGCAGGGAATAGCCAAGGGAGAATTTGGGGAACTGGCTCCACCAGTACCAGTGTCCTTCTCCAGCCGACTCTGTAATGAGAGGATATTCTGCTCTCCGGGGGACGACGGCTTCTGTTCCCTACAGCATGGAATTTCCAGCAGCTCTTACTCACAGAGCAGCCTTTGACTCGAGGATGTCCACATGCACAGGAGCAGTTGTGATGGATCCCTGCTGGCAGTGAGGGTGGCACTGAAGGAGCTCTGTGAGCAGCGTCACCTCTggcaggaagagcagagaaaaccAACACTCATACCCTCAGCCACCTTTACTGGTGGGAAGTTGGTGACTGCTGTCACCATGGTAGGAGAGTGTCCCCAAGCATGTTTAGATAGGATTGTCTTCACACCAGCATGAGTTAAAGCTTTCCACTCTCCAGTGggataatttatttctttacttaGATCAAAAATGATAAAAAGCCGCCTACCCAAGGCTGGCGGCATCCAGGAATATTCATTATTCATATGGTGCAGGGAAATAACTTGCTTAAGGACAGAGCTGAAGTCTGTCAGAGCTCAGATTCCTCACTGAGACTGCAGTGCCTGAAATACAAGTCCATCCaagacacagcccctgtgctccccacacAGCCTAGACACACAGTCGGGAAAATCGGGAGcaaaaaagaggagagggagcaaATCTGGCTTTCATCCGTCATTTTGAGGAATATAATTGAAGACAGGGTGTGGCTGTTGGAGCCAACAGAAATTAATATAAAGCTTGCTTGGAGCTTC contains:
- the LOC134553764 gene encoding keratin, type I cytoskeletal 19-like isoform X2, whose product is MSCSIKQTTGSLRGRTSGGSCVIGGGGGGGARISSVSSGRYTACGIGGSRGFSGRSYCGGVNYGGGLSTGSLVGGNYGGGLGAAVLGGCPGMGFSGGSARFGGGMGGGMGMGLGGGGFAGDGILLSGDEKVTMQNLNDRLASYLDKVRCLEQENADLECRIREWYAKQGPFCEPRDYSCYYKEIEDLQNQIVCATIDNNKIILNIDNSRMTADDFRVKYETELALRQSVEADINGLRQVLDQLTLCRSDLEAQLESLREELCCLKKNHEEEMCCLRKQSTGDVSVEVNACPGPDLRKILEEMRCQYETLIERNRKEVEDWYECKIEEVNREVITSGQEVETCNNQVTELRRQLQALEIDLQAQLSQRDNLESSLAETECRYNNHLAELQSQITCVEQQLADLRAEMECQNQEYKILLDVKCRLEQEIHTYRCLLEGGQQDLIQQGGIGQSSGLGGGVARSSGIGGGGIIRTSHTYTSSAQIPSCAAAEIQVPCRRICD
- the LOC134553764 gene encoding keratin, type I cytoskeletal 19-like isoform X1, giving the protein MSCSIKQTTGSLRGRTSGGSCVIGGGGGGGARISSVSSGRYTACGIGGSRGFSGRSYCGGVNYGGGLSTGSLVGGNYGGGLGAAVLGGCPGMGFSGGSARFGGGMGGGMGMGLGGGGFAGDGILLSGDEKVTMQNLNDRLASYLDKVRCLEQENADLECRIREWYAKQGPFCEPRDYSCYYKEIEDLQNQIVCATIDNNKIILNIDNSRMTADDFRVKYETELALRQSVEADINGLRQVLDQLTLCRSDLEAQLESLREELCCLKKNHEEEMCCLRKQSTGDVSVEVNACPGPDLRKILEEMRCQYETLIERNRKEVEDWYECKIEEVNREVITSGQEVETCNNQVTELRRQLQALEIDLQAQLSQRDNLESSLAETECRYNNHLAELQSQITCVEQQLADLRAEMECQNQEYKILLDVKCRLEQEIHTYRCLLEGGQQDLIQQGGIGQSSGLGGGVARSSGIGGGGIIRTSHTYTSSAQIPSCAAAEIQGKNCSTLNISPVFSALMQL
- the LOC134553764 gene encoding keratin, type I cytoskeletal 19-like isoform X3, which codes for MSCSIKQTTGSLRGRTSGGSCVIGGGGGGGARISSVSSGRYTACGIGGSRGFSGRSYCGGVNYGGGLSTGSLVGGNYGGGLGAAVLGGCPGMGFSGGSARFGGGMGGGMGMGLGGGGFAGDGILLSGDEKVTMQNLNDRLASYLDKVRCLEQENADLECRIREWYAKQGPFCEPRDYSCYYKEIEDLQNQIVCATIDNNKIILNIDNSRMTADDFRVKYETELALRQSVEADINGLRQVLDQLTLCRSDLEAQLESLREELCCLKKNHEEEMCCLRKQSTGDVSVEVNACPGPDLRKILEEMRCQYETLIERNRKEVEDWYECKIEEVNREVITSGQEVETCNNQVTELRRQLQALEIDLQAQLSQRDNLESSLAETECRYNNHLAELQSQITCVEQQLADLRAEMECQNQEYKILLDVKCRLEQEIHTYRCLLEGGQQDLISGIGGGGIIRTSHTYTSSAQIPSCAAAEIQGKNCSTLNISPVFSALMQL